The Streptomyces sp. cg36 genomic interval CGACCGCGCGAGGAGCCAACGCAGTGAACCGCATCTCGACGAGCGCGTCCGGCGTCTCCCGATGGCTGGCCTCCGCGCACCCCGTCCCCTCGGCGGCCCGGCAGGAGTGGGCGGTGGGTGGCCTGGCGATGCTGCCGACGGGCCGGGCGTTCGACACGGTCCGGATCGCCGCCGCGATCGTCCACGCGGCGGCCCAGAGCGGCGACGCGGGCGAGGTCGGCGCGTACCTCGCACGCACGCTGGACGGCCCCGTCATCCACGACGCGTACGCCGCGAGCGTCCGGTACTACGCCCTCGTACCCCCGGGCAGCTGCACCCACCACGACACCCCGGACGCACAACTGCTCACCCCCGAAGTGACCTGGCTCGGCGTCCCCGCCCCGCACCGCACCACCCGGCCGGGACCCTACTGGCTCCACCCGCCACGCCACCGCGAAGACCACTGCCTCCCCGCCGGGGTCGACAGCGTCATCCGCCTCGGCCGCAGGCGCGCCGCCGGGCACGCGGTGGCGACGGGGCCCGATCTGACGGCGATCGAGGGGCTGTGCCGGGGCCTGCTCGGCGGCTCTCCGGCGCGGGCCGAGACCCTGTCGCTGAAGGCCGCCACGGACTCGACGCTGCGGGCGCGCGGCTGTCTGATGGTGCTGGTCCCCACGTTGCAGGACACGGAGTTCCGCCTGCCGACGGACGATCCGGCCCGCAGCCGCGTCCTCCTCGGCGTCACGGAGGCACACCGCCAGCTGAACGCGACGAGCGAGTCCGCGGACCTGTCCGAGCAGTACGCACACGCGCAGCGCCTGGCCCGCTGCTGCCTGGACACGGTGCAACTCCTGCGCGTACTCGCGGCGCCCGGCGGTCCGCAGTGATCCGATGGGGGCCGCTGCACTGCCGCTGCCCCGGACAGCAGAGACGCTCATGAGGCGCCGGCTGGGCGTACCCCGGCGTCAGACCGCGCCCAGGTCGATCTCCACGGGAAACGGTGCCGCCACCTTGCAGACGCCCGTGAACACGTCCCCGTCCCGGTAGCGCTTGGTCGCCGGGTCGAGGACGTACGTGTACACGAGGGGCACGCCGGTCGCGGCCTGCTCGATCCGCCAGTAGAAGCCGATGCCCGCCTTGGCGTACTGGTCGACCTTCACGATCCGGTCCGTGGTCTCCGAGCCCGGCGAGACCACCTCCGCGACCAGCAGGACGTGTTCGGGGCGGGTGGGGGTGATGTCGATCGTGTCCGCGCGGTACACGACGACGTCCGGGCGGCGGTTGGTCAGCGGTACGTCCTGAAGGCGTACGTCGAAGTCCGTGTCGGCGTTCCACTCCGGGCCCGCCGCGGCGTCCAGGGCGTTCGCCAGGACCCGGGCCAGCCGGTTGTGCCGCTTGGACGCGCTCGGACTCACGACGATCATCCCGTCCACGATCTCGATACCGGCGCACTGCTCTTCGGACCAGGACTCGTACGCTTCCGCTGTGATCTGCTCATGCATCCATGCCGGAGCCATCATCTCGGCCGTCATGAAGCACCTCCCGAACGTGCGCCGCGGGACCGGTCCCGCTGGAATCAGCGTACGGCCCGGCATCCGGCCGGTGCGGGGAAATCGCCGCGGCCTCCTCCCCGTGGGCACGCCCTCACGTGAAACGGCCCCGGACAGCACGTCGGACAGCAAAAAACCGCCGCCCCGGGGAGAACCCCGGGGCGGCGGTGTATCGCGTGGTGCCCCCGGCAGGATTCGAACCTGCGACACCCGCTTTAGGAGAGCGGTGCTCTATCCCCTGAGCTACGGAGGCGGGCCTGGCCGTCGTGTGATGGGCGGCCCAGGACAGGGTAGCGGATGGTGGTGGGACGAAGGGGCGGGCGGGCCGGTGCGGGGGACGACCGGTCCGCCCGCCCGTCTTTGGGGGCGGGCGCCTCCGCTCCTGCGGGAGGGGCGGGGCGGCTGCCGCCCGCGGGTGGCGGGCCGGGGGCGCTGCCCGAAGTCGGGGGTCGGACAGCGCCCCGCCGGCCCGGCGGGAATGTGGAACGGGGGATGCGGCCCCCGCCCCACAGGCGGTGTCGGCGGCCGGGAAGGCCGCCACGATTGGTTCGGCGGCCGGGTGGCCGCCGTGGGCGGTGCCGGCGGCGGGTGGCCGCCGTGGCGGTGCCCGGCCGGTTGTGACGGGCGCCGCCGTGGTGTTCAGCGGGTGCGGGGCCCGCCATGGCGGTGCCGACGGTCACGACCCCCGCCGGGGCGGACCCCGCCGGGGAAGTCCCCCGGCGGGTGCGCCCCGGCCTCCACGGCCGAGCCACCCCGCCTTCAGGAAGCGCCCCCCCGAGGCCGGCGCCGGGCCCCGCCTTCAGGAAGGGCGCCCCCAGAAGGCCCCGCCATCAGGGAGGCGCCAAACCCCCAGGGGCCCGGCCCACGCGTCCCCGGCCTCTCAGGACGGGCCCTCCCCCTCCAGCCCCGCCAGGATCCTCCGGGGATCGAACGCCGCCCGCTGGCGCGTGATCTTGCCGTCCTCCACGTGGCTCCACGTCGCCACCAGGACCGGGTCGGTGACCCGGGTGTGGTGTTCGAACCAGGTCACCACGTCCGCCCCGTCGCTGAAGACCTTCCGGACCACGATGTCCGTGTTGATCTCCGACACCTTCTCGATCTTCGCCCGGTACTCGTCCGCGCTGTGGGCGATGCCGAACGGGCCGGCGAAGTCCACGTCGTCGGCGAGCACCGAACGCAGGGTGTCGAAGTCCTTGGCCTTCCAGGCGGCGTAGTAGGTGGAGGTCACGGATACGGGGGTGGCAGTCACGCTCGTGTTCCCTTCGCAGGAGTCGGGGGAGTCGGGCGGTACCGGCGCAGGAGGCGGCTCAGCGGTTCAGGGCCGGCTCCTCCGTCCGCTGTGCGGCGGCGGCCGGGGCCGGTG includes:
- a CDS encoding DUF6415 family natural product biosynthesis protein gives rise to the protein MNRISTSASGVSRWLASAHPVPSAARQEWAVGGLAMLPTGRAFDTVRIAAAIVHAAAQSGDAGEVGAYLARTLDGPVIHDAYAASVRYYALVPPGSCTHHDTPDAQLLTPEVTWLGVPAPHRTTRPGPYWLHPPRHREDHCLPAGVDSVIRLGRRRAAGHAVATGPDLTAIEGLCRGLLGGSPARAETLSLKAATDSTLRARGCLMVLVPTLQDTEFRLPTDDPARSRVLLGVTEAHRQLNATSESADLSEQYAHAQRLARCCLDTVQLLRVLAAPGGPQ
- a CDS encoding Uma2 family endonuclease; its protein translation is MTAEMMAPAWMHEQITAEAYESWSEEQCAGIEIVDGMIVVSPSASKRHNRLARVLANALDAAAGPEWNADTDFDVRLQDVPLTNRRPDVVVYRADTIDITPTRPEHVLLVAEVVSPGSETTDRIVKVDQYAKAGIGFYWRIEQAATGVPLVYTYVLDPATKRYRDGDVFTGVCKVAAPFPVEIDLGAV
- a CDS encoding nuclear transport factor 2 family protein; protein product: MTATPVSVTSTYYAAWKAKDFDTLRSVLADDVDFAGPFGIAHSADEYRAKIEKVSEINTDIVVRKVFSDGADVVTWFEHHTRVTDPVLVATWSHVEDGKITRQRAAFDPRRILAGLEGEGPS